From the Candidatus Neomarinimicrobiota bacterium genome, the window GACTATATCGAGATCTTCTATAACCGCCAGCGGAAACACTCCACCCTCAACTACCAAAGTCCGGAACAATATGCACAGATGCTCCACAACCAAGCCGCCTAACTACTTCGGGTGTCCATTTTATTGTTGCAACTCCATTGAAGGAAGAATTCTGAATGAAGTCCTGCGCGGTGAGCGTTGATAGTAGAAAATGCGCGGCGAACAACACAACTCACCCCTTTGAACCCCCTCACCTTAAAGCGAGGAGAAAACCGTATAGAACGATCGAAGAGAAAGGGACAGGGATGGAATTGTGTTAACCAAATCCCAGGCCTCCAAGGCTATCTCCCTCGGCGGACTGTCGACCCGTTGGGGCTGGAATTAGTGTACTTTCTCACCCGGAAGCCACGAATGGAAAATACTGAAGATTTGAGAATTGGTGAGGTGGAGTGAATACCTGTGGTTTTAACTTTTCGGTTTTCCCTCCTCCTTTCTGCTTTCTCCCCGTGAGAGAATGAGATTAAATGAGGAAGTTACAAACTATAACACTATAACACACTAACACGTTGTTCCCCGAACACTCACCCCAAACGGATCCCTTTGGGAAACACTCGAACATTTTCATACTGAATTTTACCCATCATTCCGCGGATCCCGGCCCCACTGCATCTTCCGGCGGAGCACATCGAAGAAGTTCCGCTCCTCCCAGACCACGAGGTTGATCGTATAATCTCCTCTGGTGATATCAATGACTGTGTGCCGGGTAATGTCTACTTCCGTCTGACCGTCGGCAGACATGATCAACTCATCCTGGTCCTCCTCGAATTCGATGGTGATGCGGGAATTCCCGGGCAACACCACCGGGCGGGCGGTTAACGAATGCGGGCTGATGGGATTAATAACCATAGCATCCAGCGTCGGCACCACGATGGGCCCCATCACCGACAGCGAGTAGGCGGTGGAGCCGGTGGGACTACACACGATAAGCCCGTCTGCAGAATAGGTATTCAGGTAGTCGCCGTTTACCGATACCCGGATGTTCAGCATTCGAAGCGGTCGGGCTTTGTTCACCACGAAATCGTTAAGAGCAATATACCGGGAACGCTGACCACCGGTTTTCACCTCGGCGGCAATAGTCATTCGTTTTTCAATATCGTACTTCCCGTCGATCAGCCGGTGCAGCCGGTCATATATTTCGTCCAGATAGACCTCCGCGAGAAAACCGAGGCCTCCCAGGCGAATGCCGAGGATTGGCGTCCCGGCGTCGCCTACCAGCCGGGCGATGTGCAGGATGGTGCCATCGCCACCCAATGCCAGAAGCAGGTCGACTTCTCTGGCCAGTTTCTCGTTTTCCAGGACGGTAATATGGGCGCCGTCTTCCGATACCCCGTCTGCGAGTCCCTCGGAAAGGTAGAGCTGCTGTCCATGCTCGCGAAACCAGGACAAGAGTTTGGGCAGCAGATCCCAGACCTTCTCCTTCTCCGGATTCCCGATAATTCCAAAAATTTTCTCCGGCTGCTTACTCATCGTCAAACTCTTCCAGCGTCAGATTTCCGTCCGCATCCTCGACCACCTGCTGCACCTTTTGCTCCGCCTCGGAAATCTGCGCGCGGCAAAATTTCGTGAGTTGCATGCCCTCCTGAAACAGTTCGATGGACTCTTCCAGCTCCACGTCCTCGGAATCCATCCTGGCCACAATCTCCTCCAGACGCTCCAGCGCCGACTCAAGCGAATCCTGCTCAAATTCCAGTTCGCCCTGCTGTTTGGGTTGATCTTTACTTTGCTTTGCGGTCATTATCTTCTCCGATAGTTTGCACTTCGCTCTCCGTCGTTCCGTCGGCGAATTTCGTATGCAATATATCTCCGATTTCCACATCCCGGGCGTTGCGGATAACTTTGCCCTCGTCATCCCTGGTGATACTGTATCCCCGTTTTAAAATCCGATCGGGATGCATCAGTTCCAACTGCTTCCTGTAACTTGCCACCACCTGCGATTTATCCCGGATAATCCCGGCGATGTCGGATTCCATCCGGGAATAGAGATCGTCCAGTTTCTGCGTTGCTGTCTCAAGCCGCTGTCCCGGGATGCGGAAAACATAGTGACTTTCGATACTTTCCAGCCTGGATTTTAACCGCTCGATTCTGCCCTGGAGCCGCTCCCGCAGCCGGTCTTTTGTAGCCTTCAGTTCGGACAGTAACTCATCGGTATCTCTGGCAACCACTTCCGCGGCCGCAGATGGCGTCGGCGCCCGGTAATCGGCACAGAAATCGCTGATACTGAAGTCCACTTCGTGCCCCACGGCGGAAATAATCGGCAGCCGGGAGTCCACCACGGCTCTGGCAACGATCTCCTCGTTGAACGGCCAGAGATCTTCCAGAGAACCGCCGCCGCGACCGATGATGATAACGTCTGGTTCTTCCAATCTATTCAATTGTTCAATGCCACGAACGATCTCCCTGGCGGCACCGTCCCCCTGGACCCTGGAACCGGCGAGAATCACCCGCACGTAGGGCGCTCTCCGTTGAAGCACGTTCAGGATATCCCGGAACGCGGCGCCGGTGGGCGAGGTGACCACACCGATGGTCAGCGGATACGCCGGCAGCGGTCGCTTCCGCTCCTCGGCGAACAGGCCTTCCTCGCGGAGTTTTTCCTTGAGCTGTTCGAAGGCCACCTGCAAGTCACCCTTGCCAGCCGGTTGCATCTGGCGGACGACAATCTGGTATTGACCGCGAGGCTCATAAACGGAAATATCGCCCTGCGCCAGCAGCTGCATTCCGTCCTCGGGCCGGAATCGGAGCGACTGGTTCAGTCCGCGCCACATCACACCCCGAATTTCGGAGTCTGCATCTTTGATAGAGAAATACATGTGGCCGGAGCTATGATGCTTGAAGTTAGAGAGTTCCCCCTCCAGCCAGATGCCGGCAAAGTTCGGCTCCAGTATCTGCTTGATTTGTTGATTGATCTCAGAGACGGAATAAATAATTCGGTCAGGCACGAATACTCCGTTACAATTTATAATCCGGAGGGCAGTTCGGGACGTCCGGCGGTTCTCCAGGCATAATTCCAGAACTCCGCCAGCCGGGAAGATGCCAGATCCAGGCGCTTCCAGGTCATCTCACTGGTCTGTTCGTACAATCGACGAAAATAGGCCGAGTCCCGCTCGGTTTTGTAGTAATCATACATCCGCAATTTGTTCTGCTTGCTCATTGGCTTCACGGCAATATCGTCAGCCTCGATCACCTGCTTATTCAGCCGGTTCGATTCCAGAATAATATCAAATGCAGCCTTAACCGGATCCCGGACGGTCTCTACATCTCTGGGACGGAACTCGTATTCGTTGAAATAGAAATTCAACATTCCGGATTCGTATCGGCTGTGGATCCCGTCGTTCCCGGTGAGTTGCCCATCATAGTTCAACACAGTATGCAACGGCTGATGGGCATCGGCGATATAGTGGCCGAGCCAGGCCGCCCAGCGGATAATCTCTTCTGTATCCTTTCGGGCGAACGCCTTCGTCAGAGAATCAGTACACCCGGCTATCCGCCACGGCAGGAGCCCATTTTCCTCGATTGTCTCTTCGCCGTAAGCTTCCGCGGCTTCCGGGTAATTTCTGGGCAGCGCTTCGAATGGATACTCCCCATAGTAATCGATATCCAGATAATGACGAGGCCCTTCCTCCGGATGATCATCCTTTCTGGTATCTGGTTCACGAGCCCTCTCAATAATTCCGGATCGATGCGTTTTAAAAAATGGAAGTAATTCCGGCGCAACTTCCTGGATTGCTCCCCGGTTCACCTGTTTATGTGCGGTAAAACCCCACGGTAACAGACTTGCCGGGAGCAACACCGCCATCAGCAAAACGGTGACACGCCGTAATTGTGGCCTCATAAAACTCCTAAAACAGAAAATGGTGATCCCCCGGATCAGGAGACCACCATTGCTAATTACGCGATGATGTTATTTTTTCTTCTTTTTATGTCGGTTTTTCCGCAACCGTTTTTTTCGTTTATGCGTGTTGATTTTCCGGCGTTTTCTCTTTTTTCCACTGGGCATGCAATCAACCCCTTCCTCTGTCTATTTTTTTATTGATCTATATTTGATTCGCCCTCTTCCATTCCGTCTTGTCGTATTGCGTATTACGTCTCGGAAGGTTTCGGTGCAAAAATTACGCAATACGAGGTATACAATACTTATACCGTATACCGGATTTCTCCCTTCCCAATCTCTGTAATCCGGCTTTTACTTCTTCCTTCTTCAATCTTCATTTATCATTTTTCCTTCATAGTAATATACCGCTAATGCGGTCACTACCAACAGGTTTCCCTTGTACCTGATTGTTGAAATCTAACCAAGCTCGTCGTTAATCTCATCCTTTAATAACTTGGAGGCTTTAAAGACGGGAACATACCGTTCCGGCAGATAAATGGTTTCGCCGGTGCCGGGGTTCCTTGCCTTCTTTGGCTTCCGTTTTTTCACGCTGAAACTGCCAAAGCCGCGAAATTCGATACGTTCGCCCTGCCGCAGCGATTCCTTCATTTTTTCGAGGAACCCGGAAATGACCGCCTCTGTTTCCACCTTGGTCAATCCCGTGGCTTCCGAGATAATGTCAACCATATCCGCTTTTGTCAAGGCACACCTCCTGTGTCAGCAATTATTAATAACGATACTCAGGAACCGGCGACTGAACCACTACCCGATTCACTATCTCCTCCAGATCACCAAACAGGAGATCCCAAACTCGTATCTCCCTGGACTGCGGACGAAACGTCGTCGGTTCTCCCGTGATACCAGCCATCTCGCCAGCTACCTGCACCGCCTCGTACAGCCCCCCGATCTTATCAATTAATCCGTACTCCAGGGCCTGTTCCCCGGTAAATACCCGACCATCAGCCAGTGCACGGACATCCGCGTTACTCAAATTTCGCTCAGCGGCCACGGCCTCAACAAATTGTTCATAGGTATTCATCACAAGCGATTTAAAGTATTCCTGGGTTGCTTGATCCCACTCGGCGTAAGGCGAACCGGCGTTTTTCAGCGGGCCGCTGGTCACACTGTGAAATTCGATTCCCAGAGATTGGAGCAGTTTGGTGGTCTGCGGGAAATCCATCAGTACACCGATGCTTCCGGTAAGTGTCCCCGGATTGGCCAAAATACTGTCCGCACCCAGCGCAATGTAATAGCCTCCGGACGCCGCAAGTGATCCCATGGAAACGACGATTGGCTTATCTTCGTTCCGGGCACGACGGATGGCGTCGTACATCTCCTGGGATGCTGCCACGATACCGCCGGGACTCTCAACCCGGATTACGATGGCCTTCACGTTCTTTTGATCCATATACCGATTCAATTCTCTGGTAAACGGATATGCGTCAGTAATCATTCCTTCCACCTCCAGGATGGCCACTTCGCCGGAACCGCTAACCATTCGCTGTCCGGTCTGGGGCGTCTGAAACATACCAAAGACTGCCCAGAAGATGAAAAGCACGGCAAGAACTAACAATACACCGACAACGATGTCAGAACGTCGTTTCGCCATAGGATGCTCTAGTTCATCTGGATCCTGATTCGGTCACCGGGTTTGATGTACCCGCTGGCCAGGTCGGTATTCCAGGATTTCAGCAGGTTCACGTCCACGCCGTGGCGCCGCGCGATATCCCACAGGGTATCTCCGCGCTGTACGATATAAATTTGGTACGCGCCGTCCTCCGACGTCTCATTGCTGACGAACTTGCTGTTTTCCGGAACCCAGATAGTCAAATTCTGCCCGGGGTAGATATACTGTCCATACCGCAGACCATTCCACCGGCGAATACTGCTGGCCCTGGTGTTATAGACTTCTGCAATTTCACCCAGTGTATCGCCGCGCTTCACGAGGTAATTCAGTGAGACATGTCCGGGTACGTCGCTGGTGGTGCTGGTCGAACTCCTGGATGAGGATTGCGCATACGAAGTCGTACCCGAGACCGGAATCGTGAGTACCTGGCCGTTTTTGATTCGATGCCAGTTCCGAATATTATTGACCTGCGCGATACTTCGTACAGAAACTCGATACCGGCGGGCAATTGTGGAGAGTGTTTCTCCGTACCGGACCCGGTGCCGCACAAATTCTTTGACTCCTGCTTCCGGGATGTCGTCTTTCACGGCCAAAAATTTATCTCTGGTGCCCTCGGGGAGTCTCAGGACATAGGTATCTTTTTCAGTCGGAGTAACCCAGCGGCGGATTTCGGGATTGAGATACTTCAATTCCTCCACATCAACGGACATAGCCCTTGCAACGTTGTTAATGTCATATCCCCCACTGACGTGCACCGTATCTGCGGCCCATTTCGGTTCAGGATCGATGTTGAATCCATACTCTTCCGGATGGTGGGCAATAATGGTTGCTGCCAGAAATGTCGGCACATAGTTCCGTGTTTGGCGCGGCAGGGTGCTCAGGCTCCAGAAATCCCGGGTATTTTCGCGGCGTATTGCCCGCCAGACCCTGCGCTCCCCCGCATTATACGCGGCCATAGCGAGGTACCAATCGCCGAATTCCTCATACAGATCGCCCAGATATTGTGCAGCAGAATGGGTCGACTTCTCCGGATCCCGGCGCTCGTCAATCCACCAGGAGCGTTCCAGACCATACATTTTTCCGGTACTGCTGATAAACTGCCACGGTCCGGAGGCATGGGCATAGGAATAGGCCCGCGGATTCAATCCGCTCTCGATCATCGATAGATAAAATAGCTCTGGAGGGAGATCGTACTCCTTCAAAATGCCGGTAAACATATCTTCAAAGCGGTTGATACGGTTCAGCCAGACCTGGAAATCGCCCCGGCCCTGATTCTGGAAAAAACGTATAATCCGTTCAACCCTGGCATTCAGGATGATCGGCACGTGGCCTTCCCGGTCATCCAGCACCTTGAATTCTCCGGCTTTCCACTCCACTTCCTCAATGGGTTCGAGCAACGAAATGCGTTCCTGCAGCGACGTGGGGCTATGATCAGGATCAACGTCTTCCCTGTTTTCCAGGTGCCGGACATAATCTTCGGTAATTTTTTGGGTCAGCAGAATGGATTCGTCTTCGGCCCACGGGGGGAGGCTGTCAAAGTCCTGCACCTGTCGCAAGGCCCCCATAGCCTGTTCAAACTCGTACCGGGCCCCGGTGGTATCGTTGTCATACACCGCAAGCAGGGCGTCTGAGTAATGAATCTTTGCCTGGACTAAAAAGTCTTCCACCGTTGGGGCTGTATCCTGAATGGCATTGGCATCTACGTCGGCAGAATCGGTCGGCAATGAAACGGTTTCTGATGTCGGTTGGTGGTTGGTTGTCGCGCACCCGGCCAGAAAAACCACACTCGTGGCCAGTAGGACAATTCGCTGTATCATAGGAACTTTCTTTCGTTGATTAAACAGTTGCTTGAAAAGATATACGGGAACCCAATATTTGTCAAGAGGATTTGCCCGGCACTTTTTCGGTTAATTTTTTATTCGCTGGGCAATAATAGTGGTGGAGCGACCGGAAAGCAAAGGAATAGTCATGACTTTCCCCCCATGAGATGTCACGGTGTGCGCTCCGACAATTTCTTCTTCGGAATAATCCGCCCCCTTCACCAGGATATCCGGGATAAGAGTGTCGACAAGGATCGCAGGGGTTTCTTCTTCAAAGATAACAATAGCGTCCACCGATTCCAGGCCCCCCAAAACGAACGCCCGGTCCTCCTCCGGTTGAATCGGCTGGTCACGTTTGCCAAGGGTCACCAGTGATTGATCAGAGTTCAGCCCTACAATGAGCCGATCCCCCTGGCGCCGGGCCTCCTGAAGATAGTATACGTGTCCTGCGTGTAGTATGTCGAAACATCCGTTGGTGAACACGACCTGATCCCCGGTTTCGCGCCACCTCTTTCGCTGCACGGCCATCTCCTCCAGCGAGTACAGTTTGGGATTTTGCAGCTCCATCATCGTTCCTCCTCCCCTGCAATGGCTCTACAGGCATCACATCGTTCCGGTTCGCATAATTCGTCCCGGAGCGCCAGAAATCCCTGGAGTAGGATCGGGTGAAGCCGGCGGCCGCCGGGTATAAATTCCTGCCAACGTGTCCGGTGGATAAAGCGGCGAATTTTTCCATAGATTGGGATTGCAGGCAGATCGCCGATCCAATCAGAAACCGCTGCGTCGGTTCCGACCTTCCCCGTGGCCATCCGAAGCGGAATCCAGGAATTCATCAAGAGTTCCACCGCCCTGGATTGCCCCAGCGAAGCATCTCTGGTTCCAAAGTACTCTGTATATATTTCCGGGATAGTGACACGGTGCATCATCTGCTGAATGAATTCAGTGGCCTCGATTGTCACAAAATCAGTGGCAAACAACTTATACCAGTTCCGGTGCTGGGATAAAAACGAAAACAACCGCAAAACCGGGTGGTTCCGGGGGCGACTACGCAACGGATGCCAACGATAATACGGGCGCCCCTCAAAGCCGAATTTCGAGCGGACAGAATCCCAGGCCGGTACTTCTACCTCGTAATACCTGTGATACCCGGTCAGTCCCAACGCTACCTGGAACAGGGCCTCCGGTGGCAAGTGAATAGTTACTTCGGTCATCATGTCCGGCGGTATATCGGAGAGGGCCTGTTCCATTTCCCGGCTATTGGCGCCGTATCCCAGACATCGCAGGGTCATTCGGTACCAGAGATGTTCCGGCGATTCTTCAGTATTGATGCGTTCAGCGAATCGGGCTGAGCGTTTCCTGAGCCGTATCATCCCTTTCTCCCGAATATACGATATTGCGTCCGGTTGGAGCGCATGATTCCGACAGCGTTCCTGCCTCGCCGGGAACCGCAATTCTTCGGCAGGCGGGTTCATCTCAACCGTATATTCCGGATAATCCGGATTGCCGGCTTCCGGCGGTGTAAAGTTATCCCGGGAAACAACGTGGAGTATCACGTTATGAAACCGGGGATCTCCGGAATGCCCGTGACGCTTCCAGCCGCTGCTATAGCGGTGCACTT encodes:
- a CDS encoding NAD(+)/NADH kinase; amino-acid sequence: MSKQPEKIFGIIGNPEKEKVWDLLPKLLSWFREHGQQLYLSEGLADGVSEDGAHITVLENEKLAREVDLLLALGGDGTILHIARLVGDAGTPILGIRLGGLGFLAEVYLDEIYDRLHRLIDGKYDIEKRMTIAAEVKTGGQRSRYIALNDFVVNKARPLRMLNIRVSVNGDYLNTYSADGLIVCSPTGSTAYSLSVMGPIVVPTLDAMVINPISPHSLTARPVVLPGNSRITIEFEEDQDELIMSADGQTEVDITRHTVIDITRGDYTINLVVWEERNFFDVLRRKMQWGRDPRNDG
- the xseA gene encoding exodeoxyribonuclease VII large subunit; this translates as MPDRIIYSVSEINQQIKQILEPNFAGIWLEGELSNFKHHSSGHMYFSIKDADSEIRGVMWRGLNQSLRFRPEDGMQLLAQGDISVYEPRGQYQIVVRQMQPAGKGDLQVAFEQLKEKLREEGLFAEERKRPLPAYPLTIGVVTSPTGAAFRDILNVLQRRAPYVRVILAGSRVQGDGAAREIVRGIEQLNRLEEPDVIIIGRGGGSLEDLWPFNEEIVARAVVDSRLPIISAVGHEVDFSISDFCADYRAPTPSAAAEVVARDTDELLSELKATKDRLRERLQGRIERLKSRLESIESHYVFRIPGQRLETATQKLDDLYSRMESDIAGIIRDKSQVVASYRKQLELMHPDRILKRGYSITRDDEGKVIRNARDVEIGDILHTKFADGTTESEVQTIGEDNDRKAK
- a CDS encoding DUF2851 family protein — protein: MHTPYAISASFPGIVREQTEMYVNTDPPQESLLQAYWKNLRFPCEFETSTGQSITVLHGGSHNLNAGPDFTHAIVQVNGIIRQGDIEVHRYSSGWKRHGHSGDPRFHNVILHVVSRDNFTPPEAGNPDYPEYTVEMNPPAEELRFPARQERCRNHALQPDAISYIREKGMIRLRKRSARFAERINTEESPEHLWYRMTLRCLGYGANSREMEQALSDIPPDMMTEVTIHLPPEALFQVALGLTGYHRYYEVEVPAWDSVRSKFGFEGRPYYRWHPLRSRPRNHPVLRLFSFLSQHRNWYKLFATDFVTIEATEFIQQMMHRVTIPEIYTEYFGTRDASLGQSRAVELLMNSWIPLRMATGKVGTDAAVSDWIGDLPAIPIYGKIRRFIHRTRWQEFIPGGRRLHPILLQGFLALRDELCEPERCDACRAIAGEEER
- the rfaE2 gene encoding D-glycero-beta-D-manno-heptose 1-phosphate adenylyltransferase; this encodes MMELQNPKLYSLEEMAVQRKRWRETGDQVVFTNGCFDILHAGHVYYLQEARRQGDRLIVGLNSDQSLVTLGKRDQPIQPEEDRAFVLGGLESVDAIVIFEEETPAILVDTLIPDILVKGADYSEEEIVGAHTVTSHGGKVMTIPLLSGRSTTIIAQRIKN
- the sppA gene encoding signal peptide peptidase SppA — protein: MAKRRSDIVVGVLLVLAVLFIFWAVFGMFQTPQTGQRMVSGSGEVAILEVEGMITDAYPFTRELNRYMDQKNVKAIVIRVESPGGIVAASQEMYDAIRRARNEDKPIVVSMGSLAASGGYYIALGADSILANPGTLTGSIGVLMDFPQTTKLLQSLGIEFHSVTSGPLKNAGSPYAEWDQATQEYFKSLVMNTYEQFVEAVAAERNLSNADVRALADGRVFTGEQALEYGLIDKIGGLYEAVQVAGEMAGITGEPTTFRPQSREIRVWDLLFGDLEEIVNRVVVQSPVPEYRY
- the xseB gene encoding exodeoxyribonuclease VII small subunit — translated: MTAKQSKDQPKQQGELEFEQDSLESALERLEEIVARMDSEDVELEESIELFQEGMQLTKFCRAQISEAEQKVQQVVEDADGNLTLEEFDDE
- a CDS encoding LysM peptidoglycan-binding domain-containing protein; translated protein: MIQRIVLLATSVVFLAGCATTNHQPTSETVSLPTDSADVDANAIQDTAPTVEDFLVQAKIHYSDALLAVYDNDTTGARYEFEQAMGALRQVQDFDSLPPWAEDESILLTQKITEDYVRHLENREDVDPDHSPTSLQERISLLEPIEEVEWKAGEFKVLDDREGHVPIILNARVERIIRFFQNQGRGDFQVWLNRINRFEDMFTGILKEYDLPPELFYLSMIESGLNPRAYSYAHASGPWQFISSTGKMYGLERSWWIDERRDPEKSTHSAAQYLGDLYEEFGDWYLAMAAYNAGERRVWRAIRRENTRDFWSLSTLPRQTRNYVPTFLAATIIAHHPEEYGFNIDPEPKWAADTVHVSGGYDINNVARAMSVDVEELKYLNPEIRRWVTPTEKDTYVLRLPEGTRDKFLAVKDDIPEAGVKEFVRHRVRYGETLSTIARRYRVSVRSIAQVNNIRNWHRIKNGQVLTIPVSGTTSYAQSSSRSSTSTTSDVPGHVSLNYLVKRGDTLGEIAEVYNTRASSIRRWNGLRYGQYIYPGQNLTIWVPENSKFVSNETSEDGAYQIYIVQRGDTLWDIARRHGVDVNLLKSWNTDLASGYIKPGDRIRIQMN
- a CDS encoding integration host factor subunit beta, encoding MTKADMVDIISEATGLTKVETEAVISGFLEKMKESLRQGERIEFRGFGSFSVKKRKPKKARNPGTGETIYLPERYVPVFKASKLLKDEINDELG